From Rhodamnia argentea isolate NSW1041297 chromosome 10, ASM2092103v1, whole genome shotgun sequence, a single genomic window includes:
- the LOC115730395 gene encoding glutamate dehydrogenase 1, translating into MNALAATNRNFKLATRLLGLDSKLEKSLLIPFREIKVECTIPKDDGTLASYVGFRVQHDNARGPMKGGIRYHPEVDPDEVNALAQLMTWKTAVANIPYGGAKGGIGCDPAGLSISELERLTRVFTQKIHDLVGVHTDVPAPDMGTGPQTMAWILDEYSKFHGYSPAVVTGKPIDLGGSLGRDAATGRGVLFATEALLNEYGKSISGQRVVIQGFGNVGSWAAQLISESGGKVVAVSDITGAIKNSNGIDIPALLNHVKEKRGVRGFHGGDSIDPKSILVEDCDILIPAALGGVINGENANDIKAKFIIEAANHPTDPEADEILSKKGVVILPDIYANSGGVTVSYFEWVQNIQGFMWDEEKVNNELRTYMTKGFKAVKEMCKTHDCDLRMGAFTLGVNRVARATVLRGWEA; encoded by the exons ATGAACGCGTTAGCAGCAACCAACAGGAACTTCAAGCTAGCAACTCGGCTGTTGGGGTTGGACTCTAAGCTTGAGAAGAGCTTACTTATTCCTTTTAGAGAAATCAAG GTTGAGTGTACCATTCCCAAAGACGATGGAACATTAGCTTCCTATGTTGGATTCAGGGTTCAGCATGACAATGCCAGGGGCCCGATGAAGGGCGGAATTAGATACCACCCagag GTTGACCCAGATGAGGTGAACGCTTTGGCTCAATTGATGACATGGAAGACAGCAGTAGCAAATATACCGTATGGCGGAGCCAAAGGTGGCATAGGATGTGACCCCGCAGGTTTGAGCATTTCCGAGCTGGAACGCCTTACCCGAGTATTCACCCAGAAGATACACGACCTGGTTGGAGTCCACACCGATGTTCCAGCGCCCGATATGGGAACAGGTCCTCAG ACGATGGCATGGATTCTGGATGAGTACTCAAAATTTCATGGTTACTCGCCTGCGGTAGTGACTGGAAAACCAATT GATCTAGGTGGATCTCTAGGGAGAGACGCAGCTACTGGAAGAGGAGTTCTTTTCGCAACCGAGGCCCTTCTGAATGAGTATGGAAAGAGCATCTCTGGGCAGCGCGTTGTCATACAG GGCTTCGGCAATGTGGGTTCATGGGCTGCCCAACTCATCAGCGAAAGTGGTGGGAAAGTTGTTGCTGTAAGTGACATTACAGGAGCCATCAAGAACAGCAATGGAATCGACATTCCGGCCCTGCTCAACCATGTGAAGGAAAAGAGGGGAGTCAGAGGTTTCCATGGTGGTGATTCCATAGATCCCAAGTCGATATTGGTTGAAGATTGTGACATTCTCATTCCGGCCGCCCTCGGTGGTGTCATAAACGG ggaaaatgcaaatgacatCAAGGCCAAGTTTATCATTGAAGCGGCTAACCATCCAACAGACCCTGAGGCCGACGAG ATCTTATCGAAGAAAGGCGTGGTCATCCTTCCCGACATATATGCAAACTCCGGCGGAGTTACTGTCAGTTATTTTGAGTGGGTCCAG AACATCCAAGGATTTATGTGGGATGAAGAGAAGGTGAACAACGAGCTGCGGACCTACATGACCAAGGGCTTCAAGGCAGTGAAAGAGATGTGCAAGACCCATGACTGCGATCTCCGCATGGGCGCCTTCACTCTTGGGGTCAACCGCGTTGCTCGGGCCACGGTCCTTCGGGGCTGGGAGGCCTGA
- the LOC115730588 gene encoding uncharacterized protein LOC115730588 codes for MCPLRFILVFFSAVLAGYFAWRTVRSSPEAEVSPTEPAAEAKSRTEDRDSGLRKMIGNGFWIFVDMASGRYLWRNIKEMRNQQDKVKSS; via the exons ATGTGTCCCCTGAGGTTCATCCTCGTGTTCTTCTCCGCCGTCCTGGCCGGCTACTTCGCCTGGAGGACCGTCCGATCCTCGCCGGAGGCCGAGGTCTCGCCGACGGAGCCCGCGGCCGAGGCGAAATCGAGGACGGAGGACAGAGATTCCGGTCTCAGGAAG ATGATCGGGAACGGGTTCTGGATATTCGTCGACATGGCTAGTGGGAGGTACTTGTGGAGGAACATTAAGGAGATGAGGAATCAGCAGGATAAGGTGAAGAGCAGCTAg
- the LOC115730560 gene encoding adenylyl-sulfate kinase 3 isoform X1 gives MPTPHLNLPHSSSSKPPRLPPLARLIVSAISTSSSLHLSENRHRRPSRCSISGKSTLACSISRELHSRGNLSYVLDGDNLRHGLNKNLGFEAEDRAENIRRVGEVAKLFADAGLVCIASLISPYRKDRDACRAMLPESFIEVFMNMPLDLCEARDAKGLYKLARAGKIKGFTGLDDPYEPPLKCEIELSRRDGICPTPGAMAGKVVSYLEEKGFLETK, from the exons ATGCCCACCCCGCACCTCAATCTCCCCCATTCCTCATCCTCTAAGCCTCCGAGACTCCCTCCTCTCGCTCGCCTTATTGTCTCCGCAATCTCCACCTCCTCTTCTCTTCATCTCTCTGAGAATCGCCACCGACGACCCTCCCGCTGCTCGATTTCAG GAAAGAGCACATTGGCATGCTCAATTAGTAGAGAACTGCATTCCAGGGGAAATCTTTCGTATGTCCTTGACGGGGACAACCTTCGCCATGGATTAAACAAGAATCTTGGATTTGAGGCTGAGGATCGAGCAGAGAATATACGCAGGGTTG GTGAAGTGGCGAAGCTCTTCGCTGATGCTGGATTAGTATGCATTGCCAGTCTGATATCCCCATATAGAAAAGATCGGGATGCTTGCCGTGCAATGCTGCCTGAAAGCTTTATTGAG GTATTCATGAACATGCCGCTTGATTTGTGTGAGGCCAGAGATGCCAAAGGCCTCTACAAGCTTGCTCGTGCTGGAAAGATTAAAG GTTTTACAGGACTTGATGATCCATATGAACCACCGTTGAAATGTGAG ATAGAATTAAGTCGGAGAGACGGGATTTGCCCTACACCAGGTGCCATGGCTGGTAAAGTAGTATCGTATCTCGAGGAGAAAGGTTTCCTGGAAACCAAATGA
- the LOC115730560 gene encoding adenylyl-sulfate kinase 3 isoform X2, with product MSTVGNSANIFWHECPVGKQERQKLLNQKGCVVWITGLSGSGKSTLACSISRELHSRGNLSYVLDGDNLRHGLNKNLGFEAEDRAENIRRVGEVAKLFADAGLVCIASLISPYRKDRDACRAMLPESFIEVFMNMPLDLCEARDAKGLYKLARAGKIKGFTGLDDPYEPPLKCEIELSRRDGICPTPGAMAGKVVSYLEEKGFLETK from the exons ATGTCTACCGTGGGGAATTCAGCAAATATATTTTGGCACGAGTGCCCTGTGGGGAAGCAGGAAAGGCAGAAGCTACTTAACCAAAAGGGATGTGTTGTATGGATTACGGGCCTTAGTGGATCAG GAAAGAGCACATTGGCATGCTCAATTAGTAGAGAACTGCATTCCAGGGGAAATCTTTCGTATGTCCTTGACGGGGACAACCTTCGCCATGGATTAAACAAGAATCTTGGATTTGAGGCTGAGGATCGAGCAGAGAATATACGCAGGGTTG GTGAAGTGGCGAAGCTCTTCGCTGATGCTGGATTAGTATGCATTGCCAGTCTGATATCCCCATATAGAAAAGATCGGGATGCTTGCCGTGCAATGCTGCCTGAAAGCTTTATTGAG GTATTCATGAACATGCCGCTTGATTTGTGTGAGGCCAGAGATGCCAAAGGCCTCTACAAGCTTGCTCGTGCTGGAAAGATTAAAG GTTTTACAGGACTTGATGATCCATATGAACCACCGTTGAAATGTGAG ATAGAATTAAGTCGGAGAGACGGGATTTGCCCTACACCAGGTGCCATGGCTGGTAAAGTAGTATCGTATCTCGAGGAGAAAGGTTTCCTGGAAACCAAATGA